In a genomic window of Prochlorococcus marinus subsp. marinus str. CCMP1375:
- the ruvB gene encoding Holliday junction branch migration DNA helicase RuvB, with translation MAIVSSGFEKHSSSNLSRKTRLLDPTPSLEEGKVRKEDSLRPKCWDEFIGQSALKEVLGISVKAALSRKEALDHVLLYGPPGLGKTTMALVLGNELGVKCRITSAPALERPRDIIGLLLNLEPNELLFVDEIHRLSKVAEELLYPALEDFRIDLTVGKGTTARTREINLPRFTLVGATTKPASISSPLRDRFGITQRLNFYSISDLNRIIQRAADLFGLSLTGDAGLEIARRCRGTPRIANRLLRRVRDYATVQNQLKLVDKSLVDKSLTLHQVDECGLDQSDRRFLLFIIDVHNGGPVGLDTLAAALGEEAATLESVVEPFLLQIGFLKRTSRGRVITQAALEHLNSCKNSPIIK, from the coding sequence ATGGCAATTGTGTCCTCTGGTTTTGAGAAACATTCTTCTAGCAACCTTAGTCGGAAGACAAGGCTGCTAGATCCAACTCCTTCATTAGAGGAAGGAAAAGTAAGGAAGGAAGATTCATTAAGACCGAAATGTTGGGATGAATTTATTGGTCAATCTGCGTTAAAAGAAGTTCTTGGGATTTCGGTTAAAGCGGCATTATCTAGAAAAGAAGCTTTAGATCATGTTTTGCTTTATGGGCCGCCAGGCTTAGGTAAAACTACAATGGCTTTAGTCTTAGGAAATGAGCTTGGTGTTAAATGTCGTATTACTAGTGCACCCGCTTTAGAAAGACCGCGTGACATTATTGGTTTGTTGTTAAATTTGGAACCTAACGAATTATTGTTTGTTGATGAAATTCATAGATTAAGCAAGGTTGCAGAAGAGCTTTTGTATCCTGCTTTAGAAGACTTTCGTATTGATTTGACAGTTGGGAAAGGTACAACTGCAAGGACTCGGGAGATTAATCTTCCTCGTTTTACTTTAGTAGGAGCGACAACTAAACCAGCATCAATAAGTTCTCCTCTGCGAGATCGATTTGGCATCACGCAACGATTAAATTTTTATAGCATTTCTGATCTAAACAGGATTATTCAAAGGGCAGCAGATCTCTTTGGATTGTCCTTAACTGGTGACGCTGGTTTGGAGATAGCCCGTCGCTGTAGAGGTACACCACGTATTGCCAATCGTTTGCTGCGTAGAGTTAGAGATTATGCAACTGTTCAAAATCAATTAAAACTAGTAGATAAATCTTTGGTCGATAAATCCTTAACTTTGCATCAGGTTGATGAGTGTGGTTTAGATCAATCAGATAGACGCTTCTTGCTATTTATTATTGATGTACACAATGGCGGTCCTGTGGGATTAGATACTCTTGCAGCTGCTTTAGGAGAAGAGGCAGCAACCTTGGAATCTGTAGTGGAACCATTCCTTTTGCAGATTGGTTTCCTTAAAAGAACCTCTCGGGGAAGAGTCATTACTCAAGCAGCTCTTGAACATCTCAATTCTTGTAAGAATTCACCAATCATTAAATGA
- the smpB gene encoding SsrA-binding protein SmpB has translation MSKARNNKKSKLSKAKSNRRLAENRYARHQYEILEDIEAGIELLGTEVKSIRAGNVNLRDGFCLIREGSLLLHNVHISPFNNAGSFFNHEPLRVRKLLAHRKEINKLETQVNRKGLTLVPLNIFLKGSWIKITIGLGKGRKLHDKRENEKRKQSEREVKSALARY, from the coding sequence ATGTCTAAAGCGCGGAATAACAAGAAGTCCAAACTATCTAAAGCTAAGTCCAATAGGCGCTTAGCAGAAAATCGATATGCAAGACATCAATATGAAATTTTAGAAGATATAGAAGCGGGAATTGAACTTTTAGGAACAGAAGTCAAATCCATAAGAGCAGGAAATGTCAATTTGAGAGACGGTTTCTGTCTTATTCGTGAAGGCAGTCTTTTATTACATAATGTTCATATATCTCCGTTTAATAATGCTGGAAGTTTTTTTAATCATGAGCCATTAAGGGTTAGAAAATTATTAGCCCATCGCAAAGAAATAAATAAATTAGAAACTCAAGTCAATAGAAAAGGATTAACACTTGTTCCACTGAATATATTCCTTAAAGGGTCATGGATAAAAATAACAATAGGCCTGGGCAAAGGGCGCAAGCTTCATGACAAAAGAGAAAATGAAAAAAGGAAGCAATCTGAAAGAGAAGTAAAATCTGCTCTTGCTCGCTATTAA
- a CDS encoding tetratricopeptide repeat protein: MKKYLLILVFVWVFLSLVSPVDAVNKSSIPPLFKKALNESREGNFLQALKTWDEFLVSFPDDAVAISNRGNVRLALGDAEGAILDQTRAVELLPLAIDPHVNRGIAEESIGELKKAIDDYKWVLEKEPQNALALYNLGNVRGSQGDWLEAKILFNKASFASPSLVMARSSRALACYQLREFDEAEKELRLLIKKYPMFADGRAALSALLWREGFSGEAESHWAAAAGLDSRYSQADWLLNVRRWPPQPIEDLMAFLNLETI; this comes from the coding sequence ATGAAAAAATACTTGCTCATTTTAGTTTTTGTTTGGGTCTTCTTGTCTTTAGTCTCCCCTGTAGATGCTGTCAATAAGAGTTCGATACCACCACTGTTTAAAAAGGCTTTGAATGAAAGTAGAGAGGGAAATTTTCTTCAAGCTCTAAAGACTTGGGATGAATTTTTGGTTTCATTTCCTGATGATGCTGTTGCCATAAGCAATCGCGGTAATGTTCGACTTGCTTTGGGCGACGCTGAAGGTGCAATTCTTGATCAAACGCGAGCAGTAGAACTTTTACCTTTGGCGATTGATCCTCATGTAAATCGAGGTATTGCAGAAGAATCTATAGGTGAATTGAAAAAAGCAATCGATGATTACAAATGGGTTCTTGAAAAGGAGCCCCAAAATGCTTTGGCTTTATATAATTTGGGAAATGTAAGGGGTTCTCAGGGTGATTGGTTGGAGGCAAAAATTTTATTTAATAAAGCATCTTTTGCAAGTCCTAGTTTAGTGATGGCTAGATCTAGTCGGGCTTTGGCTTGTTATCAATTAAGGGAATTTGATGAGGCAGAAAAAGAGCTTCGCTTATTAATTAAGAAATACCCAATGTTTGCTGATGGACGAGCTGCTCTGAGTGCTCTTTTGTGGAGAGAAGGCTTCTCAGGTGAAGCGGAAAGCCATTGGGCAGCAGCAGCTGGTTTAGATAGTAGATATAGTCAAGCAGATTGGCTCTTGAATGTACGTCGTTGGCCTCCTCAGC